CGAGGGCGAAAGACGAGGTCAAGCCTTTGGCCAAAAAGAGGAGCAATGCGGTGACCGGTTGTGACCTGGTGTGCACTCGGGTCACGGGACAACGGAGCCTCTCTTTATCTCTTCCCTTTATCGATCCATCGATCATTCCATCGACCAACTTGGGGGAAGTTCTTTGCACCGAGTCAGTCCGCTCATTATCAACCAATCTTCTGTAGCGCTTCCCTCTCAAGTTAACCCAACCggttttcttcctccctccttcttccccattcaGATGTCATGTGCTGCAATCCCGTGCCCCCTCCTCACCCAAGGTCCCCGTTTGCATATCTGATTGGCTGATTGTTTTCGCCTTGGCCGGTTGCCGGAGGAGGGGTTCACCCGGAAATCACGTGGGTCCTTGCAACCCTCCTGAAAGAAGATAGGACGAAGATCATGAACTCTTAGTAACTCTGCGATGTTTCCCCGGGTCTGCAGTGTTCCTCGAATGATGGCCACTGCCTCCTCATGCAGAATGGTGTCATTGGAGAACTAAACGCCCCCATTTGGGAGTGCCTGCTCATTCCCGGCCGGCCCGTCCCTCCTTTGGGTCCCTGCTTAGGTTGCACGGTCCAAAATGCATAGCATCAGTGATTTAGTCGACGAATGACGGGGATCATGCCATGTCTCTCAATTTTCCCATGTTAGATGCCGATCATCTAGTCCGCCTGGTCTTCGAGGTATATTAGGATCACTAACCTAGCAGCCCCATCCCCCCCGATCTAATCTTTCTGGAATCATTCAACGTTTCAAGTCTGCTGGGGTTTTCTGACCCCCTCATTGGCAGAAAAGAACATCTCAATAGTTCAATAGCCCAGCGCGGAGGACACCTTCCCAAAGAATAAGTGTCTCAGTTGACAGATGCAATAAACGTCTTTCGCTGAACCTTCCTGGCTTGGGATACTCTCCCATTGGAGCTCAGCAGTTTTCTTTATCCCTCCACCATATTTAGCTCACTGCCCCCAAAAATAACATGACTTCATCTGACCCTAGTGTCACATGTGCCCACCGCGCGCATATTAGAGGCTCAGCTCCCCCAGTTGCGTTCTTCACTCAGCGACAGTGTCCAATCTAAGGGCTATGGTCTGTGGGGGTGCTTGCTAGGGTTGTAGTAAGAAAAACCTGTTCTCACCCATCAAAACTGTACTCTCGACACCATCTGGAAAGACGCCGATCATTCTGGTCATAAGATAAGTGGAATGTTAAAAAAAGGACGAGCGCgtgaaggaaaagggagGTACTGGGACGATAGTTTATCGGGGCCACTGCCTGAGAACCTATTAAATGGTTATTCTCCGGACTTTAAAGTCTAGAATCCCCCCCGTCTCtgcagaaaagaaacccatgTCACATGGACCAGCATCCAGTATGACTGTCAAGTGACTCACATGACTCTTGGACGTGGAAGTGTGGCAAGACCTTTATCGGAATGCTGGCCGACCACTTGTGAACTCACTGTAAGACTATTGTCGCACGTCTTGTGCTTTTTTACAGCGATAGTTGAACAGATGTGAGAGAATGGTTCGCAAACTGTAGCATCTTCAAGATCCCGACAACCCAGGTCCTGTAGTAGATAGGTTATAGATCATTACGAGTACGAGCATCCAGATTGCGCGATGCTATACTTCCCATCGACCGACACTTATGAAAGGATAATATTATTCCCCGAGCCATGGATACTTGCCCAGAACCCGACCATATCATCTACTAGCTTTAACTAAACCGAAAACCATTTTGGGGTCCATCGTAGTATCCGCAAAGCAAATTCCTTCGGCTGTCGCGGCCATCATATCCCAGCACAGTATTTTCACATCAAACGGCGATGCATCCTTGTCCCCActctcatcctcatcggacCCATTCCCAGAACCTTTGTCCGCAGCACTAGTTTCTCCATCCGCGGAGGGGCGTCGCGGCCGTTGCGTAACAGCAATAATAGCACTCGTGCCAGCGTACAGAACCGGGTTGGTTCCCTCAGGACCAGGTTCCTCTCCCGCCCGATTCGCAAAAACAATAACAGTCTTCTTGCCAGACTCAGCATCGTCCCCATCCAAGTTAACCTCATGACGCAAGCGTTTCTTGATGAGGGGCCAAAACCGCTGGATCCAGTAGTTGAAGGTATCCATTTCCGGCTCTCCAGCGAGGGCGTCGAGTTCTTCCCGGCCCAACGATGTCAGCCAAGCCATAGAAATGACGACTAGCTGAGACTTCGAATCCAGTACTCGGTTCGCGAATTCCCATGCGGTGAACGGTGTCTGAAACTTATACGGGTTGATATCCATGCATATACCGAATGAAGTGGCGACATTGGTGCTGGGAGAATTCTGCTCTTGCGAATTTCTGAGGGTAAGCTCACGAAAGCCCCTCTTCACATCACCCTCTGCGGCCCATGTCTCATCTGTATAGTACAGAAACGTCTTGCGATAGTTGTGCAGAACTTCCCCGTTCTCGTCGACCACCAGAAGAGAGTTGTAGTACGTCTCCTGCTGGCTATTCGAACCATCTGCTTGGCTTGTCCCCGCTTCCTCGACTTCAGGATACCCAACGCACACTTTACATTGGTAGCGTCTAGCGGTGTCCCGTGCCCAAGTGGCTGATGGGCCCTTCCCCGCGGACTCCAGATATGGCTTGATAGCCTCCAGCGAAGGGAAGTTATAACCTTTTCATagaacatcaacatcgacaTCCATAAAGAAAGATTAACACAAAACATACCAGTCAAAGCTAACTCAGGCAATATCAGAATCTCCGGTTTCAAAACGTCGACACCAATCCCTACACCTCCTAGCACTTTGCCATTCTGCAGCAATTCATTGGCCCGTCTGATGTTGCCTTCTACATCCCCCAGTATCGGGGCAAACTGTAAGGTGGCAATCCTCATTTCCCTGTGCTGCTGGTCGTCTATACGCAGAACAGGGAATGGTGCGGAATGGTACTTTGACGGGCGTCTCCTTTGGGTACTAAAAGCAGCGGAATGAATCGCAGGAGAGCGGATGGTGAATACAAACGGCCGACCCTGTTGGCCGAAACCAGTAAGGAGAGAATATATTTGCTTTGGAACAGCAATGATGACGAAATATACGGGCAGTTTCTTTGTCTTAT
This DNA window, taken from Aspergillus flavus chromosome 5, complete sequence, encodes the following:
- a CDS encoding carbon-nitrogen hydrolase — translated: MTGPPPNPTAGVLSLAKPIRTNNITCRLSFNRRYPSVCYYLHKTKKLPVYFVIIAVPKQIYSLLTGFGQQGRPFVFTIRSPAIHSAAFSTQRRRPSKYHSAPFPVLRIDDQQHREMRIATLQFAPILGDVEGNIRRANELLQNGKVLGGVGIGVDVLKPEILILPELALTGYNFPSLEAIKPYLESAGKGPSATWARDTARRYQCKVCVGYPEVEEAGTSQADGSNSQQETYYNSLLVVDENGEVLHNYRKTFLYYTDETWAAEGDVKRGFRELTLRNSQEQNSPSTNVATSFGICMDINPYKFQTPFTAWEFANRVLDSKSQLVVISMAWLTSLGREELDALAGEPEMDTFNYWIQRFWPLIKKRLRHEVNLDGDDAESGKKTVIVFANRAGEEPGPEGTNPVLYAGTSAIIAVTQRPRRPSADGETSAADKGSGNGSDEDESGDKDASPFDVKILCWDMMAATAEGICFADTTMDPKMVFGLVKASR